One Pseudofrancisella aestuarii genomic region harbors:
- a CDS encoding DUF2797 domain-containing protein: MQKELNLHKLKTSLNDNNNAIYFLEDICLNEFVGKKLSIKFLGEINCVACGTKTNKSYSQGYCFMCMRKLPECDICIVKPELCHYAQGTCRDSKWGEDHCMKTHIVYLSNTGDVKVGITRLKNVPSRWIDQGATQALPIYAVQNRLISGLVEMALKNHIADKTNWRKMLQGDSESTDLEAIRDDLMTKSQAEINNIKDKYGDNVLEPVEGNLVNIVYPVLEFPTKIKSFNLDKDSIVQGKLEGIKGQYLIFDTGVINIRKFSGYKCLIEA; encoded by the coding sequence ATGCAAAAAGAATTGAATCTTCATAAGTTAAAAACTTCTCTTAATGATAATAACAATGCGATATATTTTTTAGAGGATATTTGTCTAAATGAGTTTGTAGGAAAAAAATTAAGTATAAAATTTTTAGGAGAAATAAACTGTGTAGCATGTGGAACTAAAACAAATAAAAGTTATTCTCAAGGTTATTGCTTTATGTGTATGAGAAAACTACCAGAGTGTGATATTTGTATAGTTAAACCAGAGCTTTGTCATTATGCTCAAGGAACTTGTAGAGACTCTAAGTGGGGAGAGGATCATTGCATGAAAACACATATAGTTTATTTATCAAATACTGGTGATGTAAAGGTAGGTATTACTCGGCTTAAAAATGTTCCTTCAAGATGGATAGATCAGGGTGCTACTCAGGCACTACCAATTTATGCTGTTCAAAATAGACTGATTTCTGGACTAGTGGAAATGGCATTAAAAAATCATATAGCAGATAAAACCAATTGGAGAAAAATGCTACAGGGTGATTCTGAATCTACGGATTTGGAAGCTATTAGAGATGATCTTATGACTAAATCTCAAGCAGAGATTAATAATATTAAAGATAAATATGGAGATAATGTCTTAGAGCCTGTTGAGGGTAATTTAGTAAATATAGTTTATCCTGTATTAGAGTTTCCCACAAAAATAAAGTCCTTTAATTTAGATAAAGACTCTATAGTCCAAGGTAAGCTTGAAGGAATAAAAGGCCAGTACCTAATTTTTGATACCGGAGTTATTAATATCCGTAAGTTTAGTGGCTATAAATGCTTAATAGAAGCTTAA
- the purT gene encoding formate-dependent phosphoribosylglycinamide formyltransferase: MKLGTAKTNSQRKILLLGAGELGREFAISAQRLGLYVIAADRYDNAPAMHVAHETYVLDMQDKLQLRSLIVNTKPDYIVPEIEAIATDELVDLENQGFKVVPCAKAVKLTMDREGIRRLAAEELNLPTTRFMFAETEKEYEQAVKQVGLPYVIKPVMSSSGKGQSIVKKSEDIQKAWQYAQSGSRGSAKSVIVEQFIPFDYEITLLTVRHEKGTSFCEPIGHIQEKGDYQLSWQPQAMPENTLKQAQHIAKKVTDALGGYGIFGVELFVQGEKVYFNEVSPRPHDTGLVTLISQRINEFDLHLRAILGLPVPDKISNIAPSASAALLLDGDSDAPEFEGVENALSIHNVDVYLFGKPEIKGSRRMGVVLVKGDDVDHAKSKALQARELISIVK, translated from the coding sequence ATGAAATTAGGAACAGCTAAAACTAATTCTCAAAGAAAAATTTTGCTTTTAGGAGCTGGTGAGTTAGGTAGAGAATTTGCAATATCTGCACAAAGATTAGGGCTGTATGTTATCGCTGCAGATAGATATGATAATGCCCCGGCTATGCATGTTGCACATGAGACTTATGTATTAGATATGCAAGATAAATTACAACTGAGAAGTCTTATTGTAAATACGAAACCTGACTATATAGTTCCAGAAATAGAAGCAATAGCTACAGATGAGTTAGTTGATTTAGAGAATCAGGGCTTTAAAGTTGTTCCATGTGCTAAGGCTGTTAAGTTAACTATGGATAGGGAAGGCATCAGGCGCCTTGCTGCAGAAGAGCTTAATTTGCCGACTACAAGGTTTATGTTTGCTGAAACTGAAAAAGAATATGAGCAAGCAGTAAAACAAGTTGGACTACCGTATGTTATAAAACCAGTAATGAGTTCTTCAGGAAAGGGTCAATCAATAGTTAAAAAAAGTGAAGATATTCAAAAAGCTTGGCAGTATGCTCAAAGTGGCAGTCGAGGCTCTGCAAAAAGTGTTATTGTGGAGCAGTTTATTCCTTTTGATTATGAAATAACTCTTCTTACAGTTCGTCATGAGAAAGGCACTTCTTTCTGTGAACCTATCGGACATATACAAGAAAAAGGAGATTATCAGCTATCTTGGCAACCACAAGCGATGCCTGAGAATACTCTTAAACAGGCACAACATATAGCTAAAAAAGTAACAGATGCTTTAGGTGGATATGGTATTTTTGGAGTTGAGCTTTTTGTTCAGGGAGAAAAGGTTTACTTTAATGAAGTCTCTCCTCGACCTCATGATACAGGTTTAGTTACGTTAATATCTCAAAGGATAAATGAGTTTGATTTACATTTGAGAGCGATCTTAGGATTACCAGTGCCAGATAAAATTTCAAATATAGCTCCATCTGCTTCTGCTGCACTTTTATTAGATGGTGATTCAGATGCTCCAGAATTTGAGGGTGTTGAGAATGCATTGAGTATACACAATGTAGATGTTTACCTCTTTGGAAAGCCAGAAATAAAAGGTTCGAGAAGAATGGGTGTTGTTTTGGTAAAAGGTGATGATGTTGATCATGCAAAGTCAAAAGCCCTTCAAGCCCGTGAGCTTATAAGTATCGTAAAATAA
- a CDS encoding LemA family protein: MEYLFILALFIVIIVSIVYLPIRLYNNIIINENNAKRAWSNTVAYQKQLLELIPRLEANLNSYKDYEKATLTDIVSLRESIKKVSSDDVDVKKLSKSYDETQQLMSKLNVRLEQYPELKANTVYLKFMDSLSDNYTNVTSSIRIFNSCVNAFNDSITMFPHFIINIIFLKKHKLDSFQHSKSEDSLGGFKPNF, from the coding sequence ATGGAATATTTATTTATATTAGCTCTATTTATAGTAATTATTGTGAGCATTGTTTATCTGCCGATTAGGTTATATAACAACATTATTATTAATGAAAATAATGCAAAAAGAGCATGGTCAAATACTGTAGCTTATCAAAAACAACTTCTTGAGCTTATACCTAGGTTAGAGGCTAATTTGAATAGCTATAAAGATTATGAAAAAGCTACTCTTACCGATATAGTTAGTTTGAGAGAGAGTATCAAAAAAGTTTCATCGGATGATGTAGATGTTAAAAAGTTATCAAAAAGTTACGATGAGACTCAACAGCTGATGTCTAAACTTAATGTTCGTTTAGAGCAATACCCTGAGCTAAAAGCAAATACAGTATATCTTAAGTTTATGGACAGTTTGTCAGACAACTACACCAATGTAACATCATCGATTAGAATCTTTAACTCTTGTGTCAATGCATTTAATGATAGTATTACAATGTTTCCTCATTTTATTATTAACATTATTTTTCTCAAAAAACATAAGCTTGATAGTTTTCAACATAGTAAAAGTGAAGACTCTCTAGGTGGATTTAAGCCAAACTTCTAA